Part of the Arachis hypogaea cultivar Tifrunner chromosome 6, arahy.Tifrunner.gnm2.J5K5, whole genome shotgun sequence genome, GTCCGTCAATTTCTACAACTATCCCATTTTCTTTTAAGAATTCATCAATAGTTGTAGCCCTTACCCTTGGCttgctcttttcctttcttgatcCATCTTGCTCCAACATTAAATCCTCAGCTTGTGGGGTAGTGTTTGAACTAGGAAAAGTAGTGTCATCTTGTCTTTTTTGAGTCCTATCATGTGTGAATTGAATGATCTGCTGCTGCCTTTGGTTGACTGTAGGCTGAGTAGAATTTGCCCAACTCTGCTGTTGGCTTACACTTGTTGGCACACTATTATTCATACTACGAATTGCATCGAGCTTCCTTTTAAGTTCATCTGCACCCACCTTTATAAGCTTAGAATTATTCAAGCCTTGTGTTGACGGTTCACGTTGCACTTCATGTTTTTTTTTCTCAGCCATAGTCACAGTCAAGTGatgctttctttttttattttctggctATTGCGCAGGAAGGCTCGGCTGTACTTCCAAGGTTTTAGGCTTGAAATCAGTCCTTTTTCTTATTGTATCGAGTGTGCTTTGTAAATGAGTAAAATCCAGCTTATTTGACGTAGAAGTCTTCACTCCTTTGGTTGCACTAAACTCTTTTTGACTTTTGACTACATCCAACCTTGGCATAGTTTCTTCCTTGTCATTAGGTGCTGCACCTTGCATCTCATATTGCTTGCGTTCATTTACAATCTTTTGTCTCTTGGCTTCAAATTGACGAAGCAAATTCTTACTTGATGTTGCTTTAAGATCAATAAATTCTTTATTCCTACACAAACAAATTAGTTAACTCGAGTTAATATAAGCAATAAAGTGATATATCCTATAAAAAACACTAACAACctcataaattaaaacaaaaacatgACTTACaaataaaaaggtgaagaaaaCTTAGTTATACATATGTACATATTAAGCAATAAATTGCTTAGGATGACCCATCAGAATCagaatctccaatgaaatctGCCTCATAGTCTTGGGCAGAAGTCACCTGGGGAACCGTTTCAATAACTGTAGGTCGTAGATCAATCCTCTCCAGAATAAGTTCACCATCATCAGCTGGTATGGCAGGGCTCGTTATATGCTCGTTTTGTTCATTATAGAAGGTTTGACGGGCCTCAGACTCAGATTCGTCACTTGTTTTGAATAAGTCTCTTGGGACAGTTTCCATAACATAATGTTTGTTATGTTCATATGGATCTTTCACATAAAAACATTGATGTGCTTGAGATGCTAGTATGAAGGGTTCATTCTGGTAGCATTTCTTATTGAAGTGAACAAATGTAAGACCATATTTATCTCTCCCAGCATCATACCACTCACACCGAAATAATACCACCTTAAAATGCCCAAAATAGTCTAATTCTACTATCTCAAATAGTCTGCCATAATAAGCTACAGTGTCTTGAATTGGACTTTTATCTTTAGCACTTGCAAAGCTTGAAGTTAAAGCAGTTAATGTGAcaccactattttgtgtttttctccttGCATCACGCTCCACATAGTGAAACCTGTATCTATTAATTATATATCCAGAAAATTTTCTTACAACAGAGCTTGGACCTCGTGATAATTCTTTTAGCCAAACAGGCACATCTGGATCCCTTGCCCTAGTTTCAAACCACTGCGAGAAGGTTTTACTGTGAACTTTTGCTTTTCTCCATTTCGTTCCTCGCTGATTGTTAACCTCATCCTCATGCTCTCTGTAATTAAAAATAGTTATGTTTGATCGACAAAAATCTAAATGCACTTGATTTAGTGAATAAACATAAGTTGTATTAAGTTACCTAACATAATCTGTGACTTCTTCACAATTGTGTAATACATACACATGGGCTTGAGCACTTGAAATGTCATCGAGATTAATTGGTTCTCCATTTCCCACGCCTAACGAACGGCCTTTGTTAGAAAACAACTTTGATGGCATAACTTCGTCGTCATTAAGATCATCATCATTCCGAGGTCGCTTATTAAGTCTTGTTCGCACACCTTCATGCAAGTATCTTGAGCAGAAAGTTAAGCACTCTTCAGCCAGATATGCCTCCGCAATAGAACCTTCGGGGCGACTTTTGTTGCGTACATACGATTTTAATGTACACATGTACCTTTCTGGAGGATACATCCAACGAAACTGCACTGGACCACCCAATCTCACCTCATTTGCTAAATGAATTGGAAGATGAACCATTATGTCAAAAAAACTAGGGGGAAAGATCCTCTCAAGGTGGCATAACGTTTCCACAATCTCTAACTCCAGTCGATCTATCTCTTCCAGTGTGATGAACTTTTTGCATAAGCGACGAAAAAAAGAACTTAGTCGAATCAACGGAATGGCCACATGATCTGGAAGGATGCTTTTAATCGGTATTGGTAGTAAATAGTGTAGCAAAAAATGAGCATCGTGGGTCTTATATCCAGAAACTTTTCTTTCTCCTAGATGTACACACCGTGATATATTAGAAGCACTACCATCAGGTAGCTTTGTTGTCTTCAAAACGCCACAAAAAATCGACTTCTCAGCAGCAGTCATAGAAAAGCATGCCTTTGCCAACTTTGTTCTCTTGCCATTATTCACCTCCTTTGGTTGAAGATTTTTCCAGATCCCCAAATCTTTTAAGTCATATCGAGCATTCAAATGGTCCTTTGTCTTGCCTGGGATATCCAAGAGAGTTCCAATTACACTATCAAGTAagttcttctctatgtgcatgacaTCTAAGTTGTGACGTAGTGGGTTCTTGTGCCAGTAAGGCAATTCAAAGAAAATTGATCTTTTTTTCCAATTCCATGGGAAACTATTTGATGTAGTTTGCTTCTTCCCAAAAATATTCTCAACATTTTGTAGCATCTCAAAAATTTCCGTTCCTTCAATAACAGGTGGAGGGGGTCTTAATTCTTGTTTCCCATTAAAAGACCTTGTATTGGTTCTCCATGGATGATCCATGGGTAAAAAGACACGATGGTCCATATAAACTGTCTTCCGACTATGTTTTAGTTGTAGATAAGAGGTATTTTTGTCGCAACAAGGGCAAGCCAATTTTCCCTTTGTACTCCACCCGGACAACATAGCATATGCAGGAAAATCGTTGATTGTCCACAAAAGAGCTGCCCGCATTTGAAAGGTCTCATTCTTTGATGCATCATAAGTTTCGACCCCTATTTCCCACAACAACTTCAAGTCTTCTATCAATGGTTGTAGATACACATCAATATCTTTACCAGGTGATTGTGGCCCAGGAATAAGCAAAGAAAGCATACAATATTCAGGTTTCATGCACATCCACGAAGGCAAGTTGTATACCATTAACATCACAGGCCACGTGCTCCATGAAATGTTCATGCTACGAAATGGGTTGAACCCATCACTTGACAAGCCTAGTCTAATATTGCGTGATTCTTTTGCAAAGTCTTCATCCATTTCATCAAAGTTCTTCCATGCCAGGCCATCAGCAGGATGCTTTAACGTCCCATCTTTAACGCGCTCCTCATCATGCCACCTCAGACTAGCTGCCGTCTTTGAGCACATAAATAATCTTTGAAGTTTTGGAATTATAGGAAAGTATCTTAAAGTCTTTGCAGGAATAGGACGACCTTTCTTGTGAGGTTGGTTCTCGCTATTATCACTAGAATTTTCGGTATATCGAGAAGTTCCACACACACGACATTGTTTTTCATCCTTTAGTTCTTTCCTATACAGGAGGCAATCATTTGGACAAGCATCGATTTTTTTATAATCTAGACCTAAATCTCTTATCATAGCCTTTGTCTTATGGAAAGATGAAGGTATGTTAATGTCAGGCATTGCCTCTTTCAATAGCTCAAGAAGGGAAGTGAAGGATGCATTGCTCCAACCGTGCAAACACTTTAATAAGTACAGACGGATGATAAAAGATAATGTAGAAAATTTCTTGGAACCTGGGTATAACTCTTGACTTGCCCCATCTATTAAATTGTAAAACTTTTTAGCCTCCTCATTTTGGCCTACAGTAACACCATCAGTGTGAGGCACATCTCCAAATGCATCATTAAGCAGTCCTTCGATGTCATCGCATGCACCTTCTTCATCATCCGTGTCATCATCAACCACCATTGGGATTGTCCATTCCCCGTGATTAATCCATGTTCTATATCCCTTAACAAATTCGTCAGCGACTAAATGGTCAAATACCACATCTCTTCTATACCACTCAATGTTACAACACCTCTTACAAGGACATTGAATTTGTTGTCCTTCTGGTTCTCCCTCAGAGTATGCAAAGTCTAAGAAACTAATAACACCATTGATATACTCTTCACTATACCTCGGTAGATCCATCCAATCCTTCGGCATATCACAAAACCTAACcgataatttataaattttttaggaGGAAAATTTATAAGGGGTCGTAAAGTGAAGATAACAAGAATAGAGGAGGAACGGTGTTATGAAATATAAGGGGAATGGGTAATGAAAAGGACTTTGAtagccttgtagttaggttgggAAATAGTTCCTAATCTTAGAAGTAACTTTCTAAACATTTTACTAGAAACTCATTGAAgtaaaacaaataaaggaaaacaaAGAATTTATTGTGCATAAATATTAAGTTAAATTGCAACttcaaaattaacaaaacaaTCGAGGTGGAGCTACACATGAATTAATAGTATAAtcataaagtgaaaagaaaaagtatgtattGTACCTTGCCATGACACGATCAACGTTTTGACAAAATCCACTTGGGAGCTTTAACCAAAAACTTCAATCTGTTTGTTACCAAATAAAATTCTAAGATATTAGAGTATAATCATATTTAGtcttgatttatttttataaattctaaaCTGGTATATTTAAAAtgtaaggaaaaaaaattaaatagtaaaaaatggTAGAGCAACCTGTTGTTGTtaccataaataaaataaaataaaataatataacaagCTAATATATATTGCAATTGGTTATTACAGTAGTTGACAAATTAAAATGAATAAGTAATGAGTGTGTGCACTCAATTTATTGAGAGAGACAAAGTGACTCAGCTGGTTGCcaccattctattttatttgttttcttattttaaaatttttagtatttatcCGCTCCTCATAACCAAGTATGATTATGCTGCTAAACttataaaataattcttttttggGTTAAACATTCCTCACTTTGCCTAAACAAGCACGGTTTAATTCCAACTCTCACAAAAGATAGTATACAAGTTAATTTTAAGTGTACTTGGCATTAATTAGTAAATGCATgattacaaaaaatattatttatatattaaaattaattattatatatttgtatatatatattatttaattttttaatatatatttttatattaataattaatttaaatagtggattttaatattttttaaacatgGTTGACATGACTAATACGGCAAAATGTTACTAGCTAGTAGCTACAGTTAACAATCAATGCAGTTTTGGACTAGTCAGCAAAAGGTGCAATATTGATGTAACCGTGTAAGTGATATAGTTACAACATGCATATTGTGATGAATTGGTTATTACAGTGGTTGacaaatttcatatatatatatatatatatatatatagttccaACAAATGAATTtgctatctatatatatacatatgtatgaATCTTGAAAGGatagaattgaaagaaaaagaaactataaatTAGTACCAAGTCCATAAGGGAGACAGACAGAGACACAATGTTATATTATGATTTGTGAATTCctgaaataattataatttaggaAATAAAGTCAAGTCACAAGGGGCATTATTACAATTGCATCCAAAAATTTAACCACTGCACCTCTgctataattaaactaaaaactctTGATTTTAACTCCTCTTTTGCACTCATATGAAATTCCCAAATTTTACACTCTTGTTATTATTACCAAAAATCCATCTTCCATCCATTGACTAAAGCCAAAATAAGAGGACCAAAAGGCACCATTTTACACTCATCTCTAAAGTGGTTATTGTTGgtaccacagaaaaagaattcaaATCCACCATAATGTTTTAACAGCTTTCACTACCTAATTCCCATATCAATTTAGAGTAACCATTTGTGTATTGGTATCTATGAAACTGGTTACATAATtcttttaattagatatttatggAGCAATTAGTGTAAACATAATATATCCACCCAAATCCAGGCAtccatatattttaaaattattcattataAGATAAGATGTAAGTTGAACAAATATGCATTGTTTTAGCAATTATTAATGGTATTGTTCTTCTGGATCATAACAATTATTATAATGTAGATTCAGGTGGGAACTTAGGAACTAAAATCGTAATAACAATGTGAAGTTGTTCTTGTGTTATACTGAAAGATAATGTATATCAACAAGGAATTAAAATGAAAGTTGGCTTACGAACTATACATCACTCACCTGTGTAAACGAAATGAAACCCCAATCCCAAATTCATGAGTTCTCCTGCGCCACAACAATCCCAAATTCACGAGTTCTGCTGCGCCTAAACAATAACGGAATGAAACCCACAAAATATAAGTTCTCCTGCGCCGCAACATTATCATGCATGTTCATCAATTCACAAATTCACAgtatatcaaaaccccaaattgcAACCCTAAAATCGGAACCCTACCCTCTCAGATTTTAGAAACTAAAAGAAGGTGAATACATACCTCCTTGACGATGGTGAGCGAATAAAGACAGGCTTTCAGTTGAGTGAAGAGTCTTCCTGATGTCAACGCCCAGCGAAGAGAACCGGCGTTGAAGATGAGTGGCGGCGTGGTaagtggtgagtggtgagtgaTGAAGGTGAGTGGTGGAGATGGTGACGCCGTGAGCGGTGACGCCGTGAGCGGTGACGCTGTGGGTGGTCTTCTCTGATTTGGGGGCAGGGTGATGATGAAGGGAATCGTAGCTAGATAGGGATCGCGCGCAAGTGTTATGTTTCCAGTGGCCAAGTTATTTTTTTTGCCTAATAAGTGTCTGTACGCGTGAATGTATCATTTGGTGAAAGATGAAAAAAATTTACCAAGTGT contains:
- the LOC140173606 gene encoding uncharacterized protein, whose product is MPKDWMDLPRYSEEYINGVISFLDFAYSEGEPEGQQIQCPCKRCCNIEWYRRDVVFDHLVADEFVKGYRTWINHGEWTIPMVVDDDTDDEEGACDDIEGLLNDAFGDVPHTDGVTVGQNEEAKKFYNLIDGASQELYPGSKKFSTLSFIIRLYLLKCLHGWSNASFTSLLELLKEAMPDINIPSSFHKTKAMIRDLGLDYKKIDACPNDCLLYRKELKDEKQCRVCGTSRYTENSSDNSENQPHKKGRPIPAKTLRYFPIIPKLQRLFMCSKTAASLRWHDEERVKDGTLKHPADGLAWKNFDEMDEDFAKESRNIRLGLSSDGFNPFRSMNISWSTWPVMLMVYNLPSWMCMKPEYCMLSLLIPGPQSPGKDIDVYLQPLIEDLKLLWEIGVETYDASKNETFQMRAALLWTINDFPAYAMLSGWSTKGKLACPCCDKNTSYLQLKHSRKTVYMDHRVFLPMDHPWRTNTRSFNGKQELRPPPPVIEGTEIFEMLQNVENIFGKKQTTSNSFPWNWKKRSIFFELPYWHKNPLRHNLDVMHIEKNLLDSVIGTLLDIPGKTKDHLNARYDLKDLGIWKNLQPKEVNNGKRTKLAKACFSMTAAEKSIFCGVLKTTKLPDGSASNISRCVHLGERKVSGYKTHDAHFLLHYLLPIPIKSILPDHVAIPLIRLSSFFRRLCKKFITLEEIDRLELEIVETLCHLERIFPPSFFDIMVHLPIHLANEVRLGGPVQFRWMYPPERYMCTLKSYVRNKSRPEGSIAEAYLAEECLTFCSRYLHEGVRTRLNKRPRNDDDLNDDEVMPSKLFSNKGRSLGVGNGEPINLDDISSAQAHVYVLHNCEEVTDYVREHEDEVNNQRGTKWRKAKVHSKTFSQWFETRARDPDVPVWLKELSRGPSSVVRKFSGYIINRYRFHYVERDARRKTQNSGVTLTALTSSFASAKDKSPIQDTVAYYGRLFEIVELDYFGHFKVVLFRCEWYDAGRDKYGLTFVHFNKKCYQNEPFILASQAHQCFYVKDPYEHNKHYVMETVPRDLFKTSDESESEARQTFYNEQNEHITSPAIPADDGELILERIDLRPTVIETVPQVTSAQDYEADFIGDSDSDGNKEFIDLKATSSKNLLRQFEAKRQKIVNERKQYEMQGAAPNDKEETMPRLDVVKSQKEFSATKGVKTSTSNKLDFTHLQSTLDTIRKRTDFKPKTLEVQPSLPAQ